GAAGATCCTTATGCGTATACAGAGGAGCAGGAGAAATATGCTGTTAATCCACCGGAACAGGATTATCAGACATTTTGTGGTACGTGATGATGAGCAGGATAGCGAAAATGAGCCGAGTCTATAGGAAATAATTATCCAAGTAGAGGAGATACTCTTTAGAAGTTGTATCTCCTTATATGGCTGTTGTAAAATGAATGGGTATCATACAATAGGATAAATTTTAAATCTTTCCAAATAATCACTAAGGGAAGTGGAAAAATGAAAGAAAAATATACCAAAGCTTATGCTGACAAATTAGATGCTGTCGATGTATTGAGAGATTTTCGAAATGAATTTTACCTCAATAATGAATGCGTTTACATGGACGGGAATTCTTTAGGACTGATGAGCAAAAGAGCAGAACAGTCTGTTTATGGTTTACTAGCTTCATGGAAAGAACACGGTATTGACGGATGGACGACTGGAGAGCAGCCCTGGTATTACTTATCGGAATCACTTGGTGACAACATGGCTGGGCTTGTAGGTGCTAAGAATAAAGAAGTCGTCGTAACCGGATCGACAACAGTAAATTTACATCAACTGGTTTCTACATTTTATCAACCGGAAGGAAAGAGAACCAAAATACTGGCAGACACGCTTAATTTTCCAAGCGATATTTACGCTTTAAAGGCACAGTTGGCATTACAAGGGTATGATGACACGCATCTTGTTCAAGTTCCGAGCGAGGATGGTCATATACTTGATGAACAAACAATTATCAACGCAATGACAGAGGAAGTTGCGCTAATCGTATTACCAAGCGTTCTGTATCGGAGCGGCCAAATATTAGATATGGAAAAGTTAACAAAGGCAGCGCATGAACGCGGTATAAAAATCGGTTTTGATTTATGTCATTCGGTTGGAGCTATCCCACATCAGTTACATGATTGGAATGTTGATTTTGCGTTTTGGTGCACGTATAAGCATTTAAACGCCGGTCCCGGAAGTGTAGCGGCACTTTATGTGAATGAAAAACATTTTGGTATTTCGCCAGGACTAGCAGGGTGGTTCAGCTCGGATAAAGAAAAGCAGTTTGACATGGAACATACCTTGATGCCTGCAGAGGATGCGGGAGCTTTTCAAATTGGGACACCACATGTGTTAAGTGCTGCTCCGTTAATTGGTGCGCTGGATTTATTTCAGGAAGCAGGGATAGAAAAGATACGTGAAAAATCCTTACAGCTGACTGCTTATATGATGGACTTAGTGGAATATGAGTTAAAGGAGTTCGGTTTTGTTATTTGTAATCCAAAAAATGAAAAACAGCGTGGGGGACATATTTACCTGGAGCATCCGGAAGCAGCACGGATTTGTAAAGCGTTAAAATGGAAGAATGTCATCCCTGATTTCAGAAAACCATCCGGCATTCGTCTTGCTCCGGTTGCTTTATATAATTCTTTTGCGGATGTTTATGACTGTGTACAAAGACTGAAAAATATAATGGTAGAGAAATGGTATGAGCAATTTTCTAATGAAAGAGAGGTTGTTTCCTAATGTCCAAATGGATTGATATTTCCCAACCGTTGAATAATAAACTGGCGCACTGGCCGGAAGATGAGCCATTTCACTATGAAACTCCCGTCACCAAAGAAACGTCAGGATCTGTGAATATCGGTAAAATCACAACAAGCGCCCATATCGGGACGCATGTGGATGCACCGTTTCACTTTTTAAATGATGGCAAGCGGATACTGGATTTGGATATAGAACGCTATGTTGGTGCTTGTAAGGTTATTGATCTTAGTGATTTTGATGAAATTAATGCCGAAGCATTGAAAACAAAGGGGATTAAACACGCAGAACGTTTATTGATCAAAACGGCACTTCCGAACAAGCCCGACCGATTTCCGAAAGAGGTTGCCGCAATTACAGCGGATGGTGCTGCTTATATGGAAACACTCGGCGTTAAACTGGCGGGAGTGGACACCCCCTCTGTGGACAGAATTTCAAGTAAAGACTTGAGCGGACATCATGCATTATACAAACACGATATTTATATTCTGGAAAATGTGATGCTGGACCAAGTAGAAGAAGGTGATTATGAACTGATTGCATTGCCACTGGCGCTGGAAGAAGGTGATGGAAGCCCAGTTCGTGCTGTTATCAAACCAATAGAGGAGCGGTAAAATGAAATCAGTTAATCGGCACCAAGCTTTTGAAAATGAAAAGAGTATCCAAACTGATTTTAAAGAGAAAATGACGTATAGCGATTATTTAAGCCTGGACACGTTATTATCGAGCCAGCACCGTTTAAGCAGTCATCATGATGAAATGTTATTTATTGTTGTCCATCATGTCAGTGAGCTATGGATGAAGCAGATCTTGCATGAGATTTACTCTGCTATTGAGGATATACAGGAAGACAATCTAAGGTCCTCCTTTAAAAAACTTGCCCGGGTAACTCAAATACAAGAGCAGTTGAAAAGTGTATGGGACGTCTTGTCTACATTGACACCAAGCGAGTATATTGAGTTTAGAGATAAATTGGGAAATGCTTCCGGATTTCAATCTTATCAGAATAGATTAATCGAATTTGCCTTGGGATATAAAACAGAATATGTTCTCAAAATATATGAAAAAGATATGGAGCTTCATCAAATTTTACAAGAAGCGCACGATGCACCAAGCCTTTACGATGTTTCAATCCAAGCACTTGCCAGAGCCGGTTTTCTCATCGATAAAGAAGTCCTGAACAGAGATGTTAGTATAACGCATAAAACGAATGAAAGTGTAAAAAAAGCTTGGATGCTGATCTATAAAAATGTAGATCAGTATTGGGAGTTGTATGAACTTGCTGAAAAGCTGGTGGATATTGAGGGTTTATTTCAGCAGTGGCGTTTCAGACATATGAAAACGGTGGAGCGGATTATTGGTTTTAAAAAAGGAACAGGAGGTTCTGGCGGCGTAAGCTACCTGAAGAAAGTAATGGAACAATATTTTTTTCCGGAATTGTGGGAGCTGAGAACAGAGCTTTAAATGACGGACGGATACGTTGAATTTTTGCCAGCATGATCGATCTGCTTAGCCAGCTTGTTTAAACTGTGAAATGTATCATAAAAGGCGTCTCCTTTCTGGCTAAAATCTTTTGTTCCAATGAAGAAAGAACAATTCTCAAATTACATTCAAAATACATGTTCAGTTTAAAGGGAGCTGTATGTCGAGTGACGACATACAGCTCCCTTCTTTTTGTTTAGAAATGATATCTACCCTATTCCATTCCCTCCATTACTTAGAAAAATAACGTTTTTACTACCTTCGCCGTTAAAAAGCCTATCATTTTACTCCAAAAAAATGTATTGATTTATAAGAAAATTGAATTATAATGAATTTAATTGATAACGATTATCATTATCAATAATAAAATAGACGAAAAGGATGGGATACGAATTGTTTAAAAATAAAGAAGAAATATATGACATTACCATTATTGGAGGAGGGCCAGCAGGGTTGTTCACTGCCTTTTATGCCGGTTTGCGGGAAATGAAAACAAAAATCATTGAAGCTGATAATAAGCTTGGCGGCAAAGTGCATGTGTACCCGCAAAAAATGGTCTGGGATGTGGGAGGAGTTCCTCCAATAACAGGAAGAGAGCTAATCGATCAATCGATTAAACAAGGGCTGGCATTTGATCCGGCTGTTGTATTGGGGCAGATTGTAACGGACATAGAAAAAATAGAAGACGGTACCTTTATGCTGACAACCAGTACAGAGGAAATACATTATTCAAAAACAATCGTTATTGCTACCGGGATGGGCGGTGTGATCAGTCCATTTAAATTGGAAGTGCCGCGGGCGGCTGAATTTGAAAGCAAGAATCTTTATTATAAAGTTCTTGATGTTAATGAATTTCGAGGAAAGTCGCTGCTTATCTCAGGAGGAGGCCCATCCTCGATAGATTGGGGCAATGATTTATCCCCAATAGCCAAGGAGATCACGTTGATTTACCGGGGAGAAGATTTAAAGGGGTTAGAATCAACCAAAACAAAGCTCATAAATAATGGAGTGAATATCCTGTTTAATACAGAAATTGACAAGCTGACAGGTGAAGACGAGGTTTCAGAGGTGGTCCTGTACAACAACAAAACAGATGAAAAATTTACGATGTCAATTGATGCATTGCTGGTAAATCACGGGTACAACAAGGACAATTATCTTTTTAATAACGAAGAAAATAAAACAGGGTTGGAATTAGGGGATTATTTACAGATAAAAAGCGATGCGTTTGGTAATACCAACCTGCCTGGAATTTACGGGGCCGGGGATTGTGTCTATTATGAAGGGAAATTAAAATTGATTGCCGGAGCTTATCAGGATGCTGCTAATGCAGTAAACAGTGCCAAATTATATATGGAACCAGATGCACATAAAACGGCTGTCGTTTCATCCCATAATGATATTTTGGATGAAAAAAATAAAGTATATTTATACGGATGAATACCTAAATCAAATAGAGAGCAGCGGTATAATGTCAAGCACTGATTTTTAAAAACCTACTTCATTCGTGCCAATACAGCTAAAAAAGGCAATAGGAAACTAAACCCACCCTAATTTGTTTACATTTTATACCATATAAACAAATTAATAGGTGAAAGAAAAAGGGCGATAAAAATCTATTTATGATTTTGTGGCATCCCTCCTTCTGGATGATAAATTTGGTTGTTCTTCAGCAGATAAAAGATCAACCGCACAAGTTTTCGAGCTGTAAGCGCAAGGGCACGTTTGTTGGCAAATTCTTTTGGTTCTTCCCGCTTTTTCGCATAGTACTGGGCAAAAACAGGGTCATGCACCCGAACACTGTTTGCGGCCTCAAAGAGGTAGTACTTGAGATAGCGGTTCCCCGATTGAATCAGCCGGGTTCGATTGGCAGTAAAATCACCGGATTGCGACTGGTTCCAGGCAATTCCGCCGAATTTAGCCAGCTGCTGCTGTTTTTGGAATTGATGAATGTCTACTTCGGCCAGGATACCAGAAGCGAAAATCGGACCAATTCCCGGGACTGTATCCAGCGTTTGTGGGATGGTTTCTAAATGATCCATAATGGCTTTTTTCAAGACCTTTAATTCCTGCTGAATAGCGCGAATAACCCGGATACTGGATGCCATCGCTAAGTTGACCGAATCTGCCATGGAGTCAGATAGCCGATAAGAAGACCGTGCTGCCTTTTTTAAGGAACGGGCAACGGCTTCGGGATCATCGAATCGATTTTTTCCATGGTGCACCAAAAAGGTAATGAGCTCGTCCAATGAGATATCAACGAGTTCTTCAACGGAAGTAAACTCTTCCATGACGGCCATGGACGTTACGCCGAGCGTGTTTTGTTTAAACGGTCCAGCGATGGTATAGTCGCTGAACTTTAAATACAGGTTTGTCAGGAGAAAGTTGCTCTCCCGTGTTAAATCCTGCATCAAATGATATCGTGCACGTGTCAGTCGCTGTAGAGCCATTTGTGGCTCGCTCCACGTATAAGGATGCGGTAAATTACCTGCACGAAGTTTTGCGGCAATATACCAGGCATCCACCCGGTCGTTTTTGGGAGCATCGAGAAAATTCGCTTTTTTGAATTCTTTGATAAGGCTAGGATTCAATGCGTAAACCAATTTATCTGATACGCCAAAGTCCAGGTGCTGCTGCAAATAGATAGCCGTGTGCGTCGAATAGCTTCCGGTGTGTTCCAGACCGAATAAAACCTGTTCAAACCCATGTTTTTTGACGAGTTTGGAAATACGGTCTTTCAATTCTTGAATGCCGGGACGATTGTTGGTAATGGTAAATCGGCTCAGAGGCC
The nucleotide sequence above comes from Oceanobacillus timonensis. Encoded proteins:
- the kynU gene encoding kynureninase, which gives rise to MKEKYTKAYADKLDAVDVLRDFRNEFYLNNECVYMDGNSLGLMSKRAEQSVYGLLASWKEHGIDGWTTGEQPWYYLSESLGDNMAGLVGAKNKEVVVTGSTTVNLHQLVSTFYQPEGKRTKILADTLNFPSDIYALKAQLALQGYDDTHLVQVPSEDGHILDEQTIINAMTEEVALIVLPSVLYRSGQILDMEKLTKAAHERGIKIGFDLCHSVGAIPHQLHDWNVDFAFWCTYKHLNAGPGSVAALYVNEKHFGISPGLAGWFSSDKEKQFDMEHTLMPAEDAGAFQIGTPHVLSAAPLIGALDLFQEAGIEKIREKSLQLTAYMMDLVEYELKEFGFVICNPKNEKQRGGHIYLEHPEAARICKALKWKNVIPDFRKPSGIRLAPVALYNSFADVYDCVQRLKNIMVEKWYEQFSNEREVVS
- the kynB gene encoding arylformamidase, which translates into the protein MSKWIDISQPLNNKLAHWPEDEPFHYETPVTKETSGSVNIGKITTSAHIGTHVDAPFHFLNDGKRILDLDIERYVGACKVIDLSDFDEINAEALKTKGIKHAERLLIKTALPNKPDRFPKEVAAITADGAAYMETLGVKLAGVDTPSVDRISSKDLSGHHALYKHDIYILENVMLDQVEEGDYELIALPLALEEGDGSPVRAVIKPIEER
- the kynA gene encoding tryptophan 2,3-dioxygenase, which encodes MKSVNRHQAFENEKSIQTDFKEKMTYSDYLSLDTLLSSQHRLSSHHDEMLFIVVHHVSELWMKQILHEIYSAIEDIQEDNLRSSFKKLARVTQIQEQLKSVWDVLSTLTPSEYIEFRDKLGNASGFQSYQNRLIEFALGYKTEYVLKIYEKDMELHQILQEAHDAPSLYDVSIQALARAGFLIDKEVLNRDVSITHKTNESVKKAWMLIYKNVDQYWELYELAEKLVDIEGLFQQWRFRHMKTVERIIGFKKGTGGSGGVSYLKKVMEQYFFPELWELRTEL
- a CDS encoding NAD(P)/FAD-dependent oxidoreductase translates to MFKNKEEIYDITIIGGGPAGLFTAFYAGLREMKTKIIEADNKLGGKVHVYPQKMVWDVGGVPPITGRELIDQSIKQGLAFDPAVVLGQIVTDIEKIEDGTFMLTTSTEEIHYSKTIVIATGMGGVISPFKLEVPRAAEFESKNLYYKVLDVNEFRGKSLLISGGGPSSIDWGNDLSPIAKEITLIYRGEDLKGLESTKTKLINNGVNILFNTEIDKLTGEDEVSEVVLYNNKTDEKFTMSIDALLVNHGYNKDNYLFNNEENKTGLELGDYLQIKSDAFGNTNLPGIYGAGDCVYYEGKLKLIAGAYQDAANAVNSAKLYMEPDAHKTAVVSSHNDILDEKNKVYLYG
- a CDS encoding IS110 family transposase, which gives rise to MTSPLFVGIDVSSKHNVVCCLTRDEVKRPLSRFTITNNRPGIQELKDRISKLVKKHGFEQVLFGLEHTGSYSTHTAIYLQQHLDFGVSDKLVYALNPSLIKEFKKANFLDAPKNDRVDAWYIAAKLRAGNLPHPYTWSEPQMALQRLTRARYHLMQDLTRESNFLLTNLYLKFSDYTIAGPFKQNTLGVTSMAVMEEFTSVEELVDISLDELITFLVHHGKNRFDDPEAVARSLKKAARSSYRLSDSMADSVNLAMASSIRVIRAIQQELKVLKKAIMDHLETIPQTLDTVPGIGPIFASGILAEVDIHQFQKQQQLAKFGGIAWNQSQSGDFTANRTRLIQSGNRYLKYYLFEAANSVRVHDPVFAQYYAKKREEPKEFANKRALALTARKLVRLIFYLLKNNQIYHPEGGMPQNHK